One Deltaproteobacteria bacterium genomic region harbors:
- the purT gene encoding formate-dependent phosphoribosylglycinamide formyltransferase gives MPKIGTPNTDTATKALLLGAGELCREIAIEAHRLGLEVIAVDRYEDAPAMAVAHRSHVIHIEDPKELRKLIDLEKPDYIIPGSEHIAAEILLEFEEEGYTVAPSAKAAKLGTDRAGIRELVAHELNLPTSPFRIAHTMADYWSNIGEIGFPCMVKPLYSSSGVGHSFLKGDGDTMSSWQTAQDKAHPGTCGVIIEGLIDFDYEVTILTVRHAGGILFCDPIGHHKLKSNYRESWQPHPMPDKALERAHEMAEKIVNNLGGYGLYSMEFFVKEDEVYFSKVAPRPHDTGMVTMTSQNISECSLHLRAILGLPIPTVRSEGAGAAAAIVVEGDGTDPVYTISAEAMLEPDTSIRLFGKTEVHGIRPMGVALALGKDVDEARKKATTLADSVKVELS, from the coding sequence ATGCCTAAAATTGGTACACCCAACACCGACACCGCAACCAAAGCTTTGCTCTTAGGAGCCGGAGAACTCTGTAGAGAGATTGCCATTGAAGCACATAGGCTCGGGCTCGAAGTCATTGCAGTCGACCGTTATGAAGATGCTCCGGCTATGGCCGTCGCTCACCGCTCTCATGTGATCCATATCGAAGACCCCAAAGAGCTTCGTAAGCTCATCGACCTAGAGAAGCCCGACTACATCATCCCCGGCAGTGAGCATATTGCTGCAGAGATTCTTCTAGAGTTTGAAGAAGAGGGCTATACCGTAGCGCCGTCTGCTAAAGCCGCCAAACTGGGTACCGACCGAGCCGGGATCCGCGAGCTTGTCGCCCACGAGCTCAACCTCCCTACTTCGCCATTTCGAATTGCGCATACAATGGCCGACTACTGGAGTAACATCGGCGAAATTGGGTTCCCCTGCATGGTAAAGCCCTTGTACAGCTCTTCAGGCGTTGGACACAGCTTCTTAAAAGGTGACGGCGACACCATGAGCAGTTGGCAAACAGCTCAAGATAAAGCTCACCCGGGCACTTGTGGGGTTATCATCGAGGGCCTCATCGACTTTGATTACGAAGTAACAATTCTCACCGTCCGGCACGCTGGAGGCATACTTTTCTGTGATCCCATCGGTCACCACAAACTTAAGAGTAACTACAGGGAATCATGGCAGCCTCACCCCATGCCCGACAAAGCACTCGAAAGAGCGCACGAAATGGCGGAAAAAATTGTCAATAACCTCGGCGGCTACGGGCTCTACTCTATGGAATTTTTCGTAAAAGAAGACGAAGTCTACTTCAGTAAAGTTGCGCCCCGGCCTCACGACACAGGCATGGTCACCATGACCTCACAAAACATCTCTGAATGCTCGCTGCACTTACGCGCCATATTGGGTTTACCGATCCCAACCGTCCGCTCAGAAGGCGCTGGAGCGGCAGCAGCAATCGTTGTTGAAGGAGATGGCACCGACCCTGTTTATACAATCTCAGCTGAAGCCATGCTCGAACCCGACACCAGTATTCGCCTTTTCGGGAAAACCGAAGTTCATGGTATCCGTCCCATGGGTGTAGCATTAGCACTAGGTAAAGACGTAGACGAGGCTCGCAAGAAAGCCACAACATTGGCCGACTCAGTCAAGGTTGAACTCTCCTAG